CAAGAAGCCGCGATCTCCCACTCCGCTTCTGTGGGGAGGCGCTTCCCCACCCACTTCGCATAGGCAATCGCCCCATACCAGGTCACTCCGATGACGGGGTGTTTTGCATAGCCCGACTCGATCGAAAGTTTTCCTCCATGGCGGCGGATCCGCGACTCGCGGAGCTGGATAATGTCGTTATTGTTGGCATCTTTTTCCCCTCCCATCACCTCTAGGAAACGGACAAATTGCTCGTTGGTGACCGGGTGAACATCGAGAGCAAAACTCGATAGCTTCACCTGGTGGCGAGGACGCTCGTCCCTCCCCCCTTCATCACTCCCTCGGTAATATTCTCCCCCATCGATTACCGTCATTTCCGTTTGGATCGGCTCCACATTTTTCACCTCTTCTTCTTGAGGGATGTAGCGGGCAACGGTGCTATCGACATGGAAGGCTGCGCTCGGATCGGGGTCATACTCGGGACGCTTGATCTCTTGAGGATTGAGAACTGGTTTTACCCCGCCACGGACCATCTCAGAAACTTTCTTAAGCATCTCGGGCTTTTCTTCTTTTTCGGTAAGCGTGGCAACGCCCCCTTCCTCCATCTCTTCTTGGAGGGGAGCCTCAACAGCCCCTTCATTCCAATCTAAGATCTCTTCCTGAGGCTTTGGAGCTTCCATCTTTTGAGGCTTTTGGAGCTCATCGAGGATCCGAAGGAGAGACTCAGGACGGCGGTTCGGATCCGGGCGGAGACACTCTTTAATCAGATGATCCCAGTTAAGGCGAAAGTCGGGATAGACCTCGCAAGGAAGATTAAAATACCCTTCGGGGAAGGAGTGCATCAAAAGGAAGTAGGTCAAAACACCAAAAGCATACATATCGGCCTTGGGGCCGACCGGTTTTTCTCGATAGATCCGCTGCTCCGGGGCTAAGAAGTGGTAGGTTTGCAAGAAGGAAGCATGGAGTTTTGATAACTTGCTCGACTCAAAGGTACCTGTGAGGTATTTTTCTTCTCCCGGCTTGGTAAAAGTTGACTGGGCAAGATCCAAAGAAAGGACGTTCGCAAGGGTCTTATACATACGGGTCAAGATAGCCCCTTCGCCAACGATGTGGGCCAGCCCAAAGTCAGACAAAGAGACGTGGAGTCCCCGCTCCCCTTTTCCCACCAAGATGTTGTTGAGC
Above is a genomic segment from Candidatus Neptunochlamydia vexilliferae containing:
- a CDS encoding bifunctional serine/threonine-protein kinase/formylglycine-generating enzyme family protein — translated: MDKSTLGDYAIIKQIGQGTLGSVYLAEHRFVKEQYVLKVLPEELSTDRNFIQRFEKEVATLAKLDHPHIVKVHNVSFAEGYYFLVTDCVVDCFGETTTLTQYLGVNKQNLNENEILELLTQVASALCYAHQAHLGGEPLAHRGLKLNNILVGKGERGLHVSLSDFGLAHIVGEGAILTRMYKTLANVLSLDLAQSTFTKPGEEKYLTGTFESSKLSKLHASFLQTYHFLAPEQRIYREKPVGPKADMYAFGVLTYFLLMHSFPEGYFNLPCEVYPDFRLNWDHLIKECLRPDPNRRPESLLRILDELQKPQKMEAPKPQEEILDWNEGAVEAPLQEEMEEGGVATLTEKEEKPEMLKKVSEMVRGGVKPVLNPQEIKRPEYDPDPSAAFHVDSTVARYIPQEEEVKNVEPIQTEMTVIDGGEYYRGSDEGGRDERPRHQVKLSSFALDVHPVTNEQFVRFLEVMGGEKDANNNDIIQLRESRIRRHGGKLSIESGYAKHPVIGVTWYGAIAYAKWVGKRLPTEAEWEIAASCGEELTYPTGESLERTQGNFFSADTTPVKSYPPNKNGLYDLVGNVYEWCQDWYDYNYYEVAMQRPDNPKGPLQGVYRVLRGGCWKSLKDDLRCSHRHRNNPGIVNRTYGFRCAADVDE